A section of the Rummeliibacillus pycnus genome encodes:
- a CDS encoding alkaline phosphatase PhoX: MNMKFVKKGAAAALALAIAIPAITPSQAAAKEQLKIESVQFNGMQSPTTIDQMVKTYTTASVKVKYSNGKVKTFPLSYKSLFKSEDPVATVKGEKVPAGTPIDVNGDPIVDPSVSGNKYFVSDAPDSNSLLNPIDGKLFMVTHYEYQTIDASGKSAYGLVPASMSLTELEQNKKNGELKAKKVSKIDFSSVNGLWIPCNGSLSPWNTHLGSEEYEPDARLFLDPNSQTRSQVETFAGFYFKDKTKANPYFYGYSPEITVSKNGEASVVKHYSTGRFSHELMKVMPDNKTVFFGDDGANTGMFMYVADNAKDLSAGTLYATKFKQTGTENGGSGDLEWIQLGHATDKEVKDIIDSGIKFSDIFETSDVPKDGFKAIKQYSYGKVEYLKLKPGKEKAAAFLETRRYAALLGATTEFNKMEGVTLNAKDKKVYIAISDQSKSMEKDSTGKDPVDDIQLPKIKAGVTYQLDLKKDQKDSKGSSINSSYVASSMSGLVVGEDLPAADAYGNTANVDKVANPDNLSYSEAMRTLFIGEDSGNHTNNYVWAYNVDTKKLDRILSIPAGAEATGLFAADNRNNFPYIFSNFQHPGDELDTKAITAVNKAELEKAIDTQIGINKTGGIGYISGIPSLVKMPDFAAPKMPTVKKVTQKTTSVTGKTEAKATVFIYSGNKLLGKTVANSKGDYKVKIKAQKKGTTLKVHAQDNAGNKSKATTVKVSK; the protein is encoded by the coding sequence ATGAATATGAAATTTGTTAAAAAAGGTGCTGCTGCAGCTCTAGCATTAGCTATTGCAATCCCAGCTATTACACCTTCACAAGCAGCTGCTAAGGAACAATTAAAAATTGAATCGGTTCAGTTCAACGGAATGCAATCCCCTACTACAATTGATCAAATGGTGAAAACATATACAACTGCTTCAGTTAAGGTGAAATATAGTAATGGAAAAGTAAAAACATTCCCTCTTTCTTATAAAAGTCTCTTTAAATCTGAAGATCCTGTAGCAACCGTTAAAGGTGAAAAAGTCCCTGCTGGCACGCCAATTGATGTTAATGGCGATCCAATTGTTGACCCAAGTGTTTCTGGAAACAAATATTTTGTGTCAGATGCTCCAGACTCAAACAGCCTTTTGAATCCTATTGACGGGAAGCTTTTCATGGTTACGCATTATGAATACCAAACAATTGATGCTTCTGGTAAATCTGCATATGGTTTAGTTCCAGCTTCCATGTCTTTAACGGAATTGGAACAAAACAAGAAGAATGGCGAACTTAAGGCTAAAAAAGTAAGCAAAATTGACTTTTCATCAGTGAACGGTCTTTGGATTCCTTGTAACGGATCATTATCACCGTGGAATACACACTTAGGCTCTGAAGAATATGAACCAGACGCACGTCTATTCTTAGATCCAAATTCTCAAACACGTAGTCAAGTTGAAACATTTGCAGGATTTTATTTTAAAGATAAAACAAAAGCAAATCCTTATTTCTACGGTTACTCACCTGAAATTACAGTAAGCAAAAATGGCGAGGCTTCCGTTGTGAAGCATTACAGTACAGGTCGTTTCTCTCATGAATTGATGAAAGTAATGCCTGATAACAAGACAGTATTTTTCGGAGATGATGGTGCAAATACAGGAATGTTCATGTATGTAGCGGACAATGCAAAAGATTTATCAGCCGGTACATTATATGCAACTAAATTTAAACAAACAGGTACTGAAAATGGTGGTTCTGGAGACCTTGAATGGATCCAATTAGGACATGCAACAGACAAAGAAGTGAAAGATATTATTGATAGTGGCATTAAGTTCAGTGATATATTCGAAACTTCAGATGTTCCAAAAGATGGATTTAAAGCCATTAAACAATATTCATATGGTAAAGTTGAATACTTAAAATTGAAACCTGGTAAAGAAAAGGCAGCAGCATTCCTCGAAACTCGCCGTTATGCCGCATTACTTGGTGCAACTACTGAATTTAACAAAATGGAAGGCGTCACACTGAATGCTAAGGATAAAAAAGTATATATCGCTATTTCCGATCAAAGTAAAAGTATGGAAAAAGACTCAACCGGAAAAGACCCCGTAGACGATATTCAATTACCGAAGATTAAAGCTGGCGTAACCTACCAATTAGATTTGAAAAAAGACCAAAAAGATAGCAAGGGTTCATCTATTAATAGTTCCTATGTTGCTTCTTCCATGTCTGGTTTAGTTGTAGGTGAAGATCTTCCAGCAGCTGATGCGTATGGTAATACAGCAAATGTGGACAAAGTAGCAAATCCAGATAACTTAAGTTATTCTGAAGCAATGCGAACACTATTTATCGGTGAAGATAGCGGTAATCATACAAATAATTATGTCTGGGCTTATAATGTAGATACGAAAAAACTTGATCGAATTTTATCCATACCAGCTGGAGCTGAAGCAACAGGATTATTTGCAGCAGACAACCGTAATAACTTCCCTTATATCTTTAGTAATTTCCAACATCCTGGAGATGAACTCGATACAAAAGCAATCACAGCCGTGAACAAAGCTGAACTAGAAAAAGCCATCGATACACAAATCGGTATTAACAAAACAGGTGGTATCGGCTACATCTCCGGTATACCTTCTTTAGTGAAAATGCCAGATTTTGCTGCACCTAAAATGCCAACTGTGAAAAAAGTAACTCAAAAAACAACCTCTGTAACTGGTAAAACAGAGGCCAAAGCTACTGTATTCATCTATAGTGGCAATAAGTTACTTGGAAAAACAGTCGCTAATTCAAAAGGTGATTACAAAGTGAAAATCAAAGCTCAAAAGAAAGGTACTACTTTAAAAGTTCATGCTCAAGACAATGCTGGTAACAAAAGTAAAGCTACTACCGTTAAAGTAAGTAAATAG
- a CDS encoding LacI family DNA-binding transcriptional regulator yields MVTIKDVGKRAGVSVATVSRYLNGKGYVSDDAKQVIEKAIAELDYKPNQLARSLSTKKTNIIGLLVPDITNPFFPELARAVEDTAFANGYTVVLCNSGEQKEKEIHYIESLQQKYAAGFIVTTNHLEADYYRSIQLPIVALDRRLDPSIPTVTTNNVDGAKIATEYLIGRGCKHILCMRGPIGLDVAEDRMTGFTETISHYPNIKTDVITSLFDFDEAEREAFEFLKTHETVDGIFATSDASAIGAMKAAHSLGIQIPGDLQLVGFDGISIGKLLTPELTTVAQDIYKLGTVATELLIKKIEDEVIENNLIELPATLVVRGSTM; encoded by the coding sequence ATGGTAACGATTAAGGATGTAGGGAAGCGTGCAGGCGTTTCTGTTGCTACTGTTTCCAGGTACTTGAATGGTAAAGGCTATGTTAGTGACGATGCAAAACAAGTAATCGAAAAGGCTATTGCTGAGTTAGATTATAAGCCCAATCAACTCGCTCGATCATTAAGCACAAAGAAAACTAATATTATTGGTTTACTTGTACCGGATATTACCAATCCTTTTTTTCCTGAGTTAGCTCGTGCTGTAGAAGATACAGCGTTTGCAAATGGCTATACAGTTGTGCTGTGTAATTCGGGAGAACAGAAAGAAAAGGAAATTCATTATATAGAATCACTTCAGCAAAAGTATGCTGCAGGGTTTATTGTAACGACCAATCATCTCGAAGCGGACTATTACCGAAGTATTCAATTACCAATTGTTGCTCTCGACAGACGATTAGACCCGTCTATTCCAACTGTAACTACGAACAATGTTGATGGTGCGAAGATCGCAACGGAATATTTAATAGGAAGAGGATGTAAGCACATACTTTGTATGCGCGGACCAATTGGACTAGATGTTGCGGAAGATCGAATGACAGGCTTTACAGAAACAATCAGTCATTATCCCAATATAAAAACAGATGTGATTACAAGTTTATTTGATTTTGATGAAGCAGAACGCGAAGCATTCGAATTTCTCAAAACACATGAAACAGTTGACGGGATATTTGCGACAAGTGATGCATCAGCCATTGGTGCGATGAAAGCAGCGCATTCACTAGGTATACAAATTCCTGGTGATCTTCAATTAGTAGGATTTGATGGAATCAGTATTGGCAAACTGCTAACGCCAGAATTGACAACTGTCGCACAAGATATCTATAAGTTGGGGACTGTTGCTACTGAATTGCTTATAAAAAAGATTGAAGATGAGGTAATAGAAAATAATTTAATTGAATTACCCGCAACATTAGTTGTTCGAGGTTCTACGATGTAA
- the rbsD gene encoding D-ribose pyranase, translated as MKKHGILNRELAGIFAKIGHTDTIMIADCGLPIPDGVPCIDLAYTLGKPSFADILEVVLDDFKAEKAVIAQEMERQNTALHSLVQQVLYVPIETVSHEELKQLSSKAKVIIRTGEATPFANIILQSGVIF; from the coding sequence TTGAAAAAACATGGAATTTTAAATCGTGAGCTAGCTGGGATTTTTGCCAAAATTGGTCACACGGATACGATTATGATTGCCGATTGTGGATTACCAATTCCAGATGGTGTTCCTTGTATAGATTTGGCTTATACATTAGGAAAACCAAGTTTCGCGGATATTTTAGAAGTGGTTTTAGATGATTTTAAAGCTGAAAAAGCTGTCATCGCACAAGAAATGGAACGCCAAAATACGGCATTACACAGTCTTGTTCAGCAAGTTCTTTACGTTCCAATTGAAACAGTAAGTCATGAAGAACTTAAGCAACTTTCATCTAAAGCAAAAGTTATTATTCGTACTGGAGAAGCAACACCGTTTGCAAATATCATTTTGCAATCAGGCGTTATATTTTAA
- a CDS encoding sigma-54 interaction domain-containing protein encodes MDWKQFVLQQYDGVVIADSTGAIEEFLVGHNSFLFEGTILHTIQELEMRVFEKAIFSLIEEKEKQSFLQKTKTGLQIITKVLTYETKYIYTYSKVENYSNRKNKLYKPISADFPFIVNSPEMYEVYEKLRKTATTGVTVLLLGESGVGKEMAARTIHLSGMRKKGPFVAINCGAIPENLIENELFGHVEGAYTGASKGGSIGKFRQADQGILFLDEIGELPLPMQVKLLRVLQERTVTPIGSQKAYPIDVQIVSATNQNLTKLVQEGKFREDLFYRLNIVPIQIPALRNRVQEIPDLIHHFVTKFNHKYNLNVVFTDDAVDYLCIQDWPGNVRELENSIERLVVLTETEIITSREILEILNIEKKPTKINHFFSQVLPLKDAFDLVEKELIEMAMTRYKSPKLAADMLGISQPTMSRKLQKIRQQEQLPVKTKRAVLEEELDKRLRSIAIVTAVTIPLKLVQQAIEDEKCKATELLTKKLTDIKRLEGIIHWVYVFKMSKEGNLVHVSACDDFVMEIGEAYLGPTEVMNAANDAFKGNVSITSVYEDRYGSWKTCFAPLITDEGDVKAIIGYDYSQSYITAELKRLGKQLNVVV; translated from the coding sequence ATGGACTGGAAGCAATTTGTATTACAACAATATGATGGTGTAGTAATTGCAGATAGTACTGGTGCAATTGAAGAGTTTTTGGTAGGACATAATAGCTTTTTGTTTGAGGGGACAATCTTACATACTATTCAAGAATTAGAGATGAGAGTTTTTGAGAAAGCAATTTTTTCATTGATCGAAGAAAAAGAAAAGCAATCATTTCTTCAAAAGACGAAAACAGGACTGCAGATCATTACAAAAGTTTTAACATACGAAACTAAGTACATCTACACATATAGTAAAGTAGAGAATTATAGTAATCGTAAAAATAAATTATATAAACCAATTTCAGCTGATTTTCCGTTTATCGTAAATAGTCCTGAAATGTATGAAGTATATGAAAAATTACGTAAAACGGCTACAACGGGCGTTACTGTGCTACTTTTAGGAGAATCAGGAGTAGGAAAAGAAATGGCTGCACGTACGATTCATCTGTCAGGTATGCGAAAAAAGGGACCATTTGTTGCGATTAACTGTGGCGCAATTCCAGAAAATTTAATTGAAAATGAATTATTTGGACATGTTGAGGGTGCTTATACAGGTGCATCCAAAGGAGGAAGTATCGGTAAATTTCGCCAAGCTGATCAGGGCATTTTGTTTTTAGATGAAATCGGAGAGCTGCCACTTCCAATGCAAGTAAAGTTACTTCGCGTACTTCAAGAGCGTACAGTGACGCCAATCGGTAGTCAAAAGGCTTATCCAATTGATGTTCAAATTGTATCAGCGACCAATCAGAACTTAACTAAACTTGTTCAAGAAGGAAAATTTAGAGAAGATCTATTTTATCGTTTAAATATTGTGCCTATTCAAATTCCTGCTCTACGGAATCGTGTACAAGAAATACCTGATCTTATCCATCATTTCGTTACTAAATTTAATCACAAATATAATTTAAACGTCGTCTTTACCGATGATGCTGTGGATTATCTATGCATTCAAGATTGGCCAGGGAATGTTCGTGAACTAGAAAATAGTATAGAACGTCTAGTTGTTTTAACGGAAACAGAGATTATAACAAGTAGAGAAATCTTAGAGATTCTAAATATAGAAAAGAAGCCGACTAAAATTAATCATTTTTTCTCACAAGTTTTACCTTTAAAAGATGCGTTTGATCTAGTAGAGAAAGAGTTAATCGAAATGGCAATGACTCGCTATAAATCGCCAAAGTTAGCTGCTGATATGTTAGGGATTAGCCAACCAACAATGAGTCGCAAGTTGCAAAAAATACGGCAACAAGAACAATTACCGGTTAAAACCAAACGAGCAGTGCTAGAAGAAGAGTTAGATAAAAGGTTAAGATCGATTGCCATCGTAACAGCTGTCACAATCCCATTAAAGCTGGTTCAACAAGCTATTGAGGATGAAAAGTGTAAGGCTACAGAGTTGCTGACAAAAAAACTAACGGATATAAAACGTCTTGAAGGTATTATTCATTGGGTATATGTATTTAAGATGAGTAAAGAAGGGAATTTGGTACATGTGTCAGCTTGTGATGATTTTGTTATGGAGATTGGTGAAGCATACCTAGGTCCAACAGAAGTGATGAATGCTGCCAATGATGCCTTTAAAGGAAATGTTTCCATTACATCTGTTTATGAGGACCGTTACGGATCTTGGAAAACATGCTTTGCACCTCTAATAACTGATGAAGGTGATGTAAAAGCGATAATTGGCTATGATTATAGTCAATCTTATATAACGGCAGAATTAAAACGGTTAGGAAAACAGTTAAATGTAGTTGTATAA
- a CDS encoding cytosine permease: protein MSKENSNIANDVALGYLPTDKKGKIFGLWDLILVQVVIGLSAFGLLTGAYTGSMLNAKDSIAVILFGNAFPMFLIAPIVLLFARYGIDTFIGFRSSLGYLGATLFFLLFLVLTLGYISVALFMSGQILVELATWLGLPKFFIDSTTGTPFFSIILFFVAFLVASNGPIAIKKFNILAVPSFLLFLAGLLGILMFSSHIPAIRSLIPSEPLDMKSQSFMTALEINIGMGFSWLPYLGQYARLAKNGTSAYKASFYSYGMIICLAALVGALATLVIGTIDPASWMFPIGGTYLGVAGLLLLTLANVGAVIFLMYSQAISFKTMFHSKSWKFSMSTTIPAILLLISPTFYNAFGSFMSFISFVMASLGGIIISDYFFIKKQKISLRELYNLKGDYYYYKGVNPSAVIAVSISTIVYWSLYNPLTMESSKLFLYLSAGLPTYFVALVTYYLSAKYVFNFAVDHSTALSKIQPTKDH, encoded by the coding sequence TTGTCTAAAGAAAACTCGAATATAGCCAATGATGTTGCTCTTGGCTATTTACCAACAGACAAAAAGGGAAAAATTTTCGGTTTGTGGGATTTAATCTTGGTACAAGTAGTGATTGGATTATCCGCCTTTGGACTTTTAACAGGTGCATATACAGGAAGTATGTTGAATGCAAAAGATTCAATAGCTGTCATCCTATTTGGAAATGCTTTTCCGATGTTTTTAATCGCACCGATTGTTTTACTTTTTGCACGCTATGGAATTGATACATTTATCGGTTTTCGAAGTTCACTTGGCTATTTAGGAGCCACTCTCTTCTTCTTATTATTTCTCGTGTTAACGCTTGGTTACATATCTGTTGCGTTATTTATGTCAGGGCAAATACTTGTCGAACTAGCTACTTGGCTTGGATTACCTAAATTCTTCATAGATTCTACAACTGGAACACCCTTTTTTTCAATTATTTTATTTTTTGTCGCCTTTCTCGTAGCATCTAATGGACCAATTGCTATCAAGAAATTTAACATCTTGGCTGTTCCTTCATTTTTACTATTTTTAGCAGGATTACTTGGAATTTTAATGTTCAGTTCTCACATCCCAGCCATTCGTTCACTTATACCATCCGAACCATTAGACATGAAATCACAATCTTTTATGACTGCACTTGAAATTAATATTGGTATGGGATTTTCTTGGTTACCCTACCTTGGACAATATGCTCGCCTAGCAAAAAACGGAACGAGTGCCTATAAAGCTAGTTTTTATAGTTATGGCATGATAATCTGCCTTGCAGCTTTGGTTGGTGCTCTAGCAACATTAGTAATTGGTACGATTGATCCAGCTTCTTGGATGTTTCCAATAGGTGGCACTTATCTAGGAGTTGCTGGCTTACTTCTATTAACCTTGGCAAATGTAGGTGCGGTTATTTTCCTAATGTACTCACAAGCAATTAGCTTTAAAACAATGTTCCATTCAAAGTCTTGGAAATTCTCGATGAGTACAACAATTCCTGCAATTCTATTACTCATTAGTCCAACTTTCTATAATGCATTTGGTTCATTTATGTCATTTATCTCCTTTGTAATGGCTAGTCTAGGAGGAATTATTATCTCCGATTACTTCTTTATCAAAAAACAAAAAATTTCACTTCGTGAGCTCTATAACTTGAAAGGTGACTACTACTACTATAAAGGTGTTAATCCATCTGCTGTAATAGCAGTTAGCATCAGTACGATTGTGTACTGGTCTTTATACAATCCGCTCACAATGGAATCTAGCAAACTCTTTTTGTATTTATCAGCAGGGCTTCCAACCTACTTTGTGGCTCTTGTGACTTATTATCTCTCTGCAAAATATGTATTTAATTTCGCTGTTGATCATTCAACAGCATTATCAAAGATTCAACCTACTAAAGATCATTAA
- a CDS encoding DUF1643 domain-containing protein — protein sequence MMMRPWKSNELVKVMYDESKQHRLKLICTWDENLPECLYIMLNPSSVELDKCDQTIDTCIKIASYNGYGSIIIVNLFSLRTATPEKLLESNVRTIPQNIDIVKQSIDETDMIIAAWGKEGAWFNANYSILKYMEDNGKNLHYLHTDAYGYPMHPICIKAVTHFKEYHYQENQNVRI from the coding sequence ATGATGATGAGACCGTGGAAATCGAACGAGCTTGTAAAAGTTATGTACGATGAATCGAAACAGCATCGATTAAAACTTATTTGTACATGGGATGAGAACCTGCCAGAATGTTTGTATATTATGCTAAACCCGAGTTCAGTTGAATTAGATAAATGTGATCAAACCATTGATACATGTATTAAAATTGCTTCTTATAATGGGTATGGTTCGATAATTATTGTAAACTTATTTTCTCTGCGAACCGCTACTCCTGAAAAATTGCTAGAATCTAATGTTCGTACAATTCCTCAAAATATAGACATTGTAAAGCAATCGATTGACGAAACAGACATGATAATCGCTGCATGGGGAAAGGAAGGGGCATGGTTTAATGCAAACTATTCTATTCTAAAATACATGGAGGATAACGGTAAAAATCTGCATTATCTTCATACGGATGCATACGGCTACCCTATGCATCCAATCTGCATAAAAGCCGTCACTCATTTTAAAGAATATCATTACCAAGAGAATCAAAATGTTCGAATTTAA
- a CDS encoding sugar ABC transporter ATP-binding protein, producing the protein MIEMTGIDKAFSGNVVLQGVQFSLADGEIHALMGENGAGKSTLMKILTGIYERDAGVIKVDGQEVHFKSPKEAEAMGIAVIHQELNILPDLTVAENLFLGNERTIGKSGILKTKEMNVEASRILSQLGLDVDVKTPAGQLSVGKQQIIEIAKAIETHAKVIIMDEPTAALTDREIETLFKTIRKLQSQGVSFVYISHRMEEIFAICDRITILRDGQYIGVRVIKETTFDEIVKMMVGRELGDRFPERKAKIGDVKLEVKGLTRNGYCDDINFQLRKGEVLGIAGLMGAGRTEVVQALFGYRKMNKGEIFIDGKKVRISNPIQAKKHGIGYVTEDRKTEGLVVDFSIKENIMLTNLDKASRLGIIDRKKETSFVDKLIKKLGVRTSGAAQTAKSLSGGNQQKVVIAKWLGDEPKILILDEPTRGVDIGAKKEIYQIINDLAEQGVAILMISSELPEIIGMADRVLVMHEGKITGEVAKEEMTQEKIMYYATGGDKVVQI; encoded by the coding sequence ATGATTGAAATGACAGGCATTGATAAAGCTTTTAGCGGAAATGTCGTGTTGCAGGGTGTTCAATTTTCCCTTGCAGATGGAGAAATTCATGCCCTAATGGGTGAAAACGGCGCTGGTAAATCAACGCTTATGAAAATTTTAACTGGGATTTACGAACGAGATGCAGGCGTTATTAAAGTAGATGGACAAGAAGTTCATTTTAAATCACCTAAAGAAGCAGAAGCAATGGGGATTGCCGTAATCCATCAGGAGCTAAATATTTTACCGGACTTAACAGTCGCAGAAAACTTATTTTTAGGAAATGAACGAACTATTGGTAAATCAGGCATATTAAAGACAAAAGAAATGAATGTAGAAGCAAGCCGAATTTTAAGCCAACTTGGATTAGATGTTGATGTCAAAACACCTGCAGGACAACTATCTGTTGGGAAACAACAAATTATTGAAATTGCCAAAGCAATTGAAACACATGCCAAAGTAATTATTATGGATGAACCGACAGCTGCTCTAACAGATCGTGAAATCGAAACGTTGTTTAAAACCATTCGTAAATTACAATCACAAGGTGTTTCGTTTGTCTATATTTCACACCGTATGGAAGAGATTTTTGCTATTTGTGATCGCATCACCATTTTACGAGATGGTCAGTATATTGGTGTTCGAGTGATTAAAGAAACAACATTTGATGAAATCGTGAAAATGATGGTTGGACGTGAACTAGGGGACCGATTCCCAGAAAGAAAGGCTAAAATCGGTGATGTTAAGCTTGAAGTGAAAGGTCTTACAAGAAATGGATATTGTGATGATATTAACTTCCAACTTCGAAAAGGTGAAGTACTTGGTATTGCTGGTTTAATGGGAGCTGGTCGTACCGAAGTTGTACAAGCATTGTTTGGCTATCGCAAGATGAACAAAGGTGAAATCTTCATCGATGGCAAAAAAGTAAGAATTTCCAACCCAATTCAAGCGAAAAAACATGGTATTGGCTATGTAACAGAAGACCGGAAAACGGAAGGGTTAGTAGTTGATTTTTCGATTAAAGAAAATATTATGCTAACAAACTTAGATAAAGCATCTAGATTAGGCATTATCGATCGTAAAAAGGAAACGAGTTTTGTAGATAAGCTTATTAAAAAGCTTGGCGTTCGCACATCTGGTGCTGCACAAACAGCAAAATCATTAAGTGGTGGTAACCAACAAAAAGTGGTAATCGCTAAATGGTTAGGTGATGAACCGAAAATTTTAATACTTGATGAACCAACTCGTGGTGTCGATATCGGTGCCAAAAAAGAAATTTATCAAATTATCAATGACCTTGCAGAACAAGGTGTTGCGATTTTAATGATTTCATCAGAGTTACCAGAAATTATCGGTATGGCTGATCGAGTGTTAGTTATGCATGAAGGTAAAATCACTGGTGAAGTCGCAAAAGAAGAAATGACACAAGAAAAAATTATGTATTATGCCACTGGAGGTGACAAAGTTGTCCAAATCTAA
- a CDS encoding heme-dependent oxidative N-demethylase family protein — MFTQDLDFKCTDLNTFPFPFRSDNYRYSNDLRKLENLNCIEITPEYKLQVKAKRRLLDEQPDVRFQALEGTDEFQWEILEMLVEMAIDRYPQYFSLEKRDPVWTFENHIFKEKDTFTFGDSSTLPYAPLDYIGRHFHNDFVLMVHRDQNFYLEVGQVSYAALFSANWNAGMSFDEIHAPVPFVSRKGDQLVDRIRRFLLSINPGEPWTRINWNLMADRWDVNYETMDVWEPQRSLITPENAGKLVRLRVEEQKFYRMPRSNAILFVLNTQFLPLEDLKLRQEWFDLTYNVLQDIPKAMAEYKGIAPFLPQSVEYLRREAEKMKKGGDL, encoded by the coding sequence ATGTTTACACAAGATTTAGATTTTAAATGCACTGATTTGAATACTTTCCCATTCCCTTTCCGTTCGGATAATTACCGATATTCTAATGATTTACGGAAACTTGAAAACTTAAACTGTATTGAAATTACGCCAGAATACAAATTGCAAGTGAAAGCTAAACGACGTTTACTTGACGAGCAACCCGATGTGCGCTTTCAAGCATTAGAAGGAACAGATGAATTTCAATGGGAGATTTTAGAAATGTTAGTTGAAATGGCTATCGATCGCTATCCACAATATTTTTCCTTAGAAAAAAGAGATCCCGTTTGGACTTTTGAAAACCATATCTTCAAGGAAAAAGATACATTCACATTTGGAGATAGCAGTACACTTCCCTATGCACCATTAGATTATATAGGTCGTCATTTTCATAACGATTTTGTCTTAATGGTTCATCGTGATCAAAACTTCTATTTAGAAGTTGGCCAAGTTTCGTATGCTGCTCTTTTTTCGGCAAATTGGAATGCAGGTATGTCTTTTGATGAAATTCATGCACCTGTTCCGTTTGTTTCACGAAAAGGTGATCAGTTAGTAGATAGAATTCGCCGTTTTTTGTTATCTATTAACCCTGGTGAACCTTGGACACGAATCAATTGGAATCTAATGGCGGATCGTTGGGATGTTAACTACGAAACAATGGATGTATGGGAACCTCAACGCAGTCTTATTACACCAGAAAACGCCGGGAAACTCGTTCGCTTACGAGTAGAAGAGCAAAAATTTTATCGTATGCCACGTAGTAATGCGATTCTATTTGTTTTAAACACTCAATTTTTACCTTTGGAAGATTTAAAGCTACGTCAAGAATGGTTTGATCTAACCTATAACGTACTACAAGATATACCGAAAGCAATGGCAGAGTACAAAGGGATTGCACCTTTTTTGCCTCAATCTGTCGAGTACTTACGCAGGGAAGCTGAAAAAATGAAAAAGGGAGGAGACTTATGA
- the rbsK gene encoding ribokinase, protein MITVIGSINMDLVVDTTIFPKQGETVLGNRFETVPGGKGANQAVAAARLGGNIQMVGVVGKDGFGQELTNNLIDEGIHTQYVSTTTKAATGIANILLYQNDNRIIVVPGANGFVTSAEIDAAKEIIGQSEMVIMQLEIPAETVHYTLNLCKELDVPVLLNPAPSENFDPTWMEKITYITPNETECADIFPGDLESTLEKYPNKLIVTLGSQGARYFNGKEHIFVEGFKTQAVDTTGAGDTFNGALAYALTSGQSLKEAVRFANIAASLSVEKFGAQGGMPTLQMVESRLGGK, encoded by the coding sequence ATGATTACCGTAATAGGCAGTATCAATATGGATTTAGTAGTTGATACAACAATTTTCCCTAAACAAGGTGAGACGGTTTTAGGAAATCGTTTTGAAACAGTACCGGGTGGTAAAGGTGCAAACCAAGCTGTGGCAGCGGCAAGACTTGGTGGAAACATACAAATGGTAGGTGTCGTTGGTAAGGATGGCTTTGGGCAAGAACTTACGAATAATTTAATAGATGAAGGCATTCATACACAATATGTATCTACTACAACAAAAGCAGCTACTGGTATTGCCAATATACTACTCTATCAAAATGATAATCGAATCATCGTTGTTCCGGGTGCCAATGGTTTTGTAACATCAGCTGAAATTGATGCAGCTAAAGAAATTATTGGACAAAGTGAAATGGTCATAATGCAGCTTGAAATACCAGCAGAAACAGTGCATTATACATTAAATCTTTGTAAGGAACTTGATGTACCAGTATTACTAAATCCTGCTCCATCAGAAAACTTTGACCCAACTTGGATGGAGAAGATCACCTATATCACACCAAATGAAACCGAATGTGCAGATATTTTCCCAGGTGATTTAGAAAGCACATTAGAAAAATATCCAAATAAACTAATCGTCACACTTGGTTCTCAAGGTGCTCGTTATTTTAATGGGAAAGAGCATATTTTCGTCGAAGGATTTAAGACACAAGCGGTGGATACGACTGGTGCCGGTGACACATTTAATGGTGCCTTAGCTTATGCACTTACATCTGGACAGTCTCTTAAAGAGGCAGTTCGATTTGCGAATATCGCAGCATCATTATCAGTCGAAAAATTTGGAGCACAAGGTGGAATGCCAACGCTTCAAATGGTGGAAAGTCGCTTGGGAGGAAAATAA